A genome region from Glutamicibacter arilaitensis Re117 includes the following:
- a CDS encoding dihydrolipoamide acetyltransferase family protein: MTAQTFKLPDLGEGLTESEVLNWKIKVGEHVALNQIIAEVETAKAVVELPSPFAGFVQVLHATEGETVQVGGALVTFDDAPGGAESQSPGEGQKIAERTPTLVGYGAPAATGSRPTRKSRTAPAARPAPASTPVPAASPAPATKMPAAHKAAGSAVARCTPPVRKLARDHGIDISSLSGSGEDGLVLRRDVEQAIESGGAAAPASSASTASALAAQEGDRHVKITAVRRATAKAMVQSAFTAPHATEFLTVDVTDSMDLVERMRAHRLLKDVKLNITTLAALVVTRLLKTYPALNSTWDEKADEIIEFGSVNLGMAVASDRGLLVPVLKNAQAKTLPVLAAELSEIILQGREGTLSPAQLTGGTFSITNVGVFGVDAGTPILPPGQSGILALGQVKRRPWEYQDQVALRHTMTLALSFDHRVVDGKEASEFLAGVGSVLEDPRMTNIFI, encoded by the coding sequence ATGACCGCCCAAACGTTCAAACTCCCAGACCTCGGCGAAGGGTTGACCGAGTCCGAGGTGCTGAATTGGAAAATCAAGGTTGGCGAGCATGTGGCGCTGAACCAGATCATCGCCGAGGTGGAAACCGCCAAGGCAGTGGTGGAGCTGCCCTCGCCTTTCGCTGGATTCGTCCAGGTGCTGCACGCCACCGAAGGTGAAACCGTGCAAGTTGGCGGTGCACTGGTGACCTTTGACGATGCACCTGGGGGAGCCGAGAGCCAAAGCCCAGGCGAAGGCCAGAAAATCGCTGAACGCACCCCGACCCTCGTGGGCTACGGTGCACCTGCGGCCACCGGGAGTCGCCCAACGCGCAAATCCCGTACCGCTCCAGCCGCCCGCCCGGCCCCGGCTTCGACACCAGTTCCGGCAGCAAGCCCGGCACCAGCAACGAAGATGCCAGCGGCTCATAAGGCCGCAGGAAGTGCTGTCGCGCGCTGCACGCCACCGGTTCGCAAGCTGGCTCGTGATCACGGCATTGATATTTCGTCGTTGTCCGGTAGCGGTGAGGATGGATTGGTTCTGCGGCGCGACGTGGAACAGGCTATTGAATCAGGCGGTGCTGCTGCGCCGGCCTCGTCGGCTTCAACCGCCTCAGCGCTGGCTGCACAAGAAGGCGATCGCCATGTGAAGATCACCGCAGTTCGACGAGCCACCGCCAAAGCCATGGTGCAGTCGGCCTTCACTGCGCCGCACGCCACAGAATTCTTGACCGTGGATGTTACCGACTCCATGGATTTGGTTGAGCGGATGCGCGCGCACCGCTTGCTCAAGGACGTGAAGCTGAATATCACTACGCTTGCCGCCTTGGTGGTGACGCGGTTGTTGAAGACCTATCCGGCGTTGAACTCGACGTGGGATGAAAAAGCTGACGAAATCATTGAGTTCGGGTCAGTTAATTTGGGCATGGCTGTGGCAAGTGACCGCGGCCTGCTGGTTCCGGTGCTGAAAAATGCTCAGGCCAAGACGTTGCCGGTGCTGGCAGCGGAACTGAGCGAGATTATCCTGCAGGGCCGTGAAGGGACTCTGTCTCCAGCGCAGCTGACAGGCGGCACCTTCTCTATTACCAACGTGGGAGTCTTCGGCGTTGATGCCGGAACTCCAATTCTTCCTCCTGGGCAATCCGGCATCTTGGCTCTAGGCCAAGTCAAACGCAGGCCTTGGGAATACCAAGACCAAGTGGCTCTTCGCCATACCATGACACTGGCTCTATCTTTCGATCACAGAGTGGTCGACGGGAAGGAAGCAAGTGAGTTCCTCGCAGGTGTCGGGAGCGTTCTGGAAGACCCCAGAATGACGAATATTTTTATTTGA
- a CDS encoding solute symporter family protein, giving the protein MNQLSILAQAAGESTQVGNPLVNIAIFLAFVGVTLVIVLRASKNNKTAADYYAGGRSFTGTQNGTAIAGDYLSAASFLGIVGAIAINGYDGFLYSIGFLVAWLVALLLVAELLRNTGKFTMADVLSFRLKQRPVRIAAAISTLAVCVFYLLAQMAGAGALVSLLLGIDEKLGQSLVIVIVGALMILYVLVGGMKGTTWVQIIKACLLIAGALIMTVWTLALFGFNFSELLGKAAEVAGNPEILNPGMKYGASDTSKLDFISLALALVLGTAGLPHVLMRFYTVPTAKEARKSVVWAIWLIGAFYLFTLVLGFGAGALIGPDRIAAAPGGVNSAAPLLAYELGGTVLLGLISAVAFATILAVVAGLTITAAASFAHDVYASVIAKDKSTPEKEMKVARRTVLVIGVFAIAGGIGAQGQNVAFLVALAFAVAASANLPTILYSLFWKGFKTRGAVWSMYGGLGSALLLIIFSPVFSGSETAMIPSVDMVIFPLANPGIVSIPLAFFLGWLGSVTDKGIEDVTKQAEMEVRSLTGVGAEKAVDH; this is encoded by the coding sequence ATGAACCAGCTCAGCATCCTGGCCCAGGCCGCAGGCGAGTCGACCCAGGTCGGCAACCCCCTGGTCAATATCGCCATCTTCCTGGCCTTCGTGGGCGTCACCTTGGTGATCGTGCTCCGCGCTTCAAAGAACAACAAGACCGCAGCGGACTACTACGCTGGCGGCCGTTCCTTCACCGGAACGCAGAACGGCACTGCAATTGCCGGCGACTACCTCTCGGCAGCTTCCTTCTTGGGCATTGTCGGCGCTATCGCCATCAACGGCTACGACGGCTTCCTGTACTCCATCGGCTTCCTGGTCGCTTGGCTGGTCGCACTGCTGCTGGTTGCTGAGCTGTTGCGCAACACCGGCAAGTTCACCATGGCCGATGTGCTCTCCTTCCGCCTCAAGCAGCGCCCGGTGCGCATCGCGGCGGCAATCTCCACCCTGGCAGTTTGCGTCTTCTACCTGCTGGCGCAGATGGCTGGTGCTGGTGCGCTGGTTTCGCTGCTGCTGGGCATTGACGAGAAGCTGGGCCAGTCGCTGGTCATCGTGATCGTCGGTGCGCTGATGATCCTCTACGTACTGGTTGGCGGCATGAAGGGCACCACCTGGGTGCAGATCATCAAGGCCTGCCTGCTGATCGCCGGCGCGCTGATCATGACCGTGTGGACCCTGGCGCTGTTCGGCTTCAACTTCTCCGAGCTGCTGGGCAAGGCAGCTGAAGTTGCCGGCAACCCTGAGATCCTGAACCCGGGCATGAAGTACGGTGCTTCGGATACTTCGAAGCTGGACTTCATCTCGCTGGCGCTGGCCCTGGTACTTGGTACCGCAGGCCTGCCGCACGTGCTGATGCGCTTCTACACCGTGCCTACCGCGAAGGAAGCCCGCAAGTCCGTAGTCTGGGCCATCTGGCTGATCGGCGCTTTCTACCTGTTCACCCTGGTCCTGGGCTTCGGCGCTGGCGCACTGATCGGTCCAGACCGGATCGCGGCTGCACCGGGTGGCGTGAACTCGGCTGCACCACTGCTGGCCTACGAACTGGGCGGCACCGTCCTGCTGGGTCTGATCTCGGCAGTAGCCTTCGCAACGATCCTTGCTGTGGTGGCCGGCTTGACCATCACCGCGGCGGCTTCGTTCGCACACGATGTCTACGCTTCGGTGATTGCCAAGGACAAGTCCACCCCGGAGAAGGAAATGAAGGTGGCCCGCCGTACGGTACTGGTCATCGGCGTCTTCGCTATCGCCGGCGGCATTGGTGCCCAGGGCCAGAACGTGGCCTTCCTGGTAGCACTGGCCTTCGCAGTGGCCGCATCGGCCAACCTGCCAACCATCTTGTACTCGCTGTTCTGGAAGGGCTTCAAGACCCGCGGTGCAGTCTGGTCCATGTATGGCGGCCTTGGTTCGGCACTGCTGCTGATCATCTTCTCGCCAGTGTTCTCCGGTTCCGAAACCGCGATGATCCCGAGCGTCGATATGGTCATCTTCCCGCTGGCTAACCCGGGCATCGTCTCGATCCCGCTGGCCTTCTTCCTGGGCTGGTTGGGTTCGGTTACCGATAAGGGCATCGAAGATGTCACCAAGCAGGCGGAAATGGAAGTTCGTTCGCTCACCGGTGTCGGCGCTGAAAAGGCAGTCGATCACTAA
- a CDS encoding DUF485 domain-containing protein, with translation MSANPEHDVTGDVDFVTESQSEEFQELRKTHRSFVFPMAIFFLVWYFAYVLLADYFHDFMSIKVLGNINMGIVLGLLQFVSTFAITAAYVSFSNKKLDPKATKIRERLEREGVN, from the coding sequence ATGAGTGCCAACCCGGAACACGACGTCACCGGCGACGTCGATTTTGTTACGGAGAGCCAATCCGAGGAATTCCAGGAACTGCGCAAGACCCACCGCAGCTTCGTCTTCCCGATGGCCATCTTCTTCCTCGTCTGGTATTTCGCCTATGTGCTGCTGGCCGACTACTTCCATGACTTCATGTCCATCAAGGTCCTCGGCAATATCAACATGGGTATTGTTCTCGGGTTGCTGCAGTTCGTGTCGACATTCGCGATCACCGCTGCCTACGTCAGCTTCTCGAACAAGAAGCTCGACCCGAAGGCAACCAAGATCCGTGAGCGCCTTGAGCGCGAGGGAGTGAACTAA
- a CDS encoding peptide ABC transporter substrate-binding protein — MRYSHASKAVVLSAALALTLSACGGGSNETAGGEGDGSYVVTANTTEPQNGLLPANTNEVGGGRVMDLIFTGLVSYDANGAPVNELAESIETEDSQNYTIKLKADQTFSDGSPVTAASFVDAWNFGAAAKNAQLNSYFFESIKGFDEVNKEGSKKEEMEGLKVVDDTTFTVELSQPESDFPLHLGYTAFMPLPEAAFEDPKAFGEKPVGNGPYKLTEWNHDVNLKLDVNESYDGPRKAANGGIDFKVYQSTDSAYNDLLSNNLDVLDQIPPSSLASYATDLGDRSVNSPYAGNATITIPGYLDHFKQGEEGNLRRAAISRAIDRQLIIDKVYSGGKVKADDFTAPVLEGYKADIPGKEVTDFDADAAKKLWDEADAISEWKSGDEFSIGYNVDGAGNKEYVEAVVNQLKSNLGINAVAKPFSSFKELREKVTSHKMTGAFRTGWQADYPSLYNFLGPLFGTGAGSNDGQYSSEEFDNKLSEGLAATDPAEGAKIFNEAQEILFKDLPAIPLWYLAVQGGWSENVDNVEFGWNGVPLYNEITGK, encoded by the coding sequence ATGCGATACTCGCACGCATCTAAGGCTGTCGTATTATCCGCAGCCTTGGCGTTGACCCTGTCGGCTTGCGGCGGCGGTTCCAATGAAACCGCTGGCGGCGAAGGTGACGGCTCGTACGTCGTTACCGCAAACACCACTGAGCCGCAGAATGGCCTTCTGCCGGCTAACACCAACGAAGTTGGTGGCGGACGTGTCATGGACCTGATCTTCACCGGCCTGGTTAGCTACGACGCAAACGGTGCACCAGTCAATGAACTCGCTGAGTCCATTGAGACTGAAGACTCCCAGAACTACACCATCAAGCTGAAGGCCGATCAGACCTTCTCCGATGGTTCTCCAGTAACCGCTGCTTCGTTCGTAGACGCCTGGAACTTCGGTGCAGCCGCGAAGAACGCACAGCTGAACTCGTACTTCTTCGAGTCCATCAAGGGCTTCGACGAGGTCAATAAGGAAGGCTCCAAGAAGGAAGAGATGGAAGGCCTGAAGGTCGTGGATGACACCACCTTCACCGTCGAGCTGTCCCAGCCGGAATCGGACTTCCCGCTGCATCTGGGCTACACCGCCTTCATGCCGCTGCCTGAAGCTGCATTCGAGGATCCAAAGGCCTTCGGCGAAAAGCCAGTGGGTAACGGACCATACAAGCTGACCGAGTGGAACCACGACGTCAACCTGAAGCTGGATGTCAACGAGAGCTATGACGGTCCTCGAAAGGCAGCCAACGGCGGCATCGACTTCAAGGTCTACCAGTCCACCGATTCGGCATACAACGATCTGCTCTCGAATAACCTCGACGTGCTGGATCAGATCCCGCCTAGCTCGCTGGCTTCCTATGCCACGGATCTGGGCGATCGCTCCGTCAACTCGCCTTACGCCGGTAACGCGACCATCACCATCCCGGGTTACCTTGATCATTTCAAGCAAGGCGAAGAGGGCAACCTCCGCCGTGCAGCGATCTCCCGTGCCATCGACCGCCAGCTGATCATCGATAAGGTGTACAGCGGTGGCAAGGTCAAGGCTGATGACTTCACCGCGCCGGTGCTTGAAGGCTACAAAGCCGACATCCCAGGCAAGGAAGTCACGGACTTCGACGCGGATGCAGCGAAGAAGCTGTGGGACGAAGCAGACGCAATCAGCGAGTGGAAGTCCGGCGATGAATTCTCTATCGGCTACAACGTTGATGGCGCCGGCAACAAGGAATACGTCGAAGCCGTCGTGAACCAGCTGAAGAGCAACCTCGGCATCAACGCCGTGGCAAAGCCATTCTCTTCCTTCAAGGAACTGCGCGAGAAGGTCACCAGCCACAAGATGACCGGTGCGTTCCGTACCGGTTGGCAGGCTGACTACCCATCGCTGTACAACTTCCTGGGCCCGCTGTTCGGCACCGGTGCAGGTTCCAACGACGGCCAGTACTCCAGCGAAGAATTCGACAACAAGCTGAGCGAGGGCCTTGCGGCTACCGATCCAGCTGAAGGCGCGAAGATCTTCAACGAAGCCCAGGAGATCCTGTTCAAGGATCTGCCAGCTATTCCACTGTGGTACCTGGCGGTCCAGGGTGGTTGGAGCGAAAACGTGGATAACGTCGAGTTCGGCTGGAACGGCGTTCCGTTGTACAACGAGATCACTGGCAAGTAA
- a CDS encoding ABC transporter permease, translating to MPENQNFNPEDGLPIRSNRAGKVSKYKIEHYVAPLDEAPLQAVDSVKETGKPLSMWAEAWRSLRKQPLFIISTVMILAVVIVAAFPQLFTSIDPNGNQACLLENSNEPGRAGHFMGFNLQGCDIYARTIYGTRASLLVGLFTTIIVVLLGGAIGALAGYYGGWIDIILARLGDIFFALPLILGAIIVMQLPAFRENRSVWTVIVTLSIFGWPQLARITRGAVIEARNADFVKASRALGLSKFSALVKHVIPNSLAPIIVVATVNLGVYIVAEATLSFLGVGLPPDVMSWGNDISSAQTQLRNNPTMLMWPALFLSITVLSFIMLGDAVRDALDPKARKGA from the coding sequence ATGCCTGAGAACCAGAATTTTAACCCAGAAGACGGTCTGCCCATCCGCAGCAACCGCGCCGGCAAGGTTTCCAAGTACAAGATCGAGCACTATGTTGCTCCGCTGGATGAGGCTCCGCTGCAGGCAGTGGACTCGGTGAAGGAAACCGGCAAGCCGCTGTCCATGTGGGCCGAAGCATGGCGCTCCCTGCGCAAGCAGCCGTTGTTCATCATTTCCACGGTCATGATCCTTGCGGTCGTCATCGTTGCCGCTTTCCCGCAGCTGTTCACCTCCATCGACCCGAATGGCAATCAGGCCTGCCTGCTGGAAAACTCCAATGAGCCCGGCCGTGCCGGGCACTTCATGGGCTTCAACCTGCAAGGCTGCGACATTTACGCCCGTACGATCTACGGCACGCGTGCTTCGCTGCTCGTAGGCCTGTTCACCACCATCATTGTGGTGCTCCTCGGCGGTGCGATCGGCGCCTTGGCCGGCTACTACGGCGGCTGGATCGATATCATCCTGGCTCGCCTGGGCGATATCTTCTTCGCTTTGCCTCTCATCCTTGGTGCCATCATCGTGATGCAGCTTCCTGCATTCCGCGAGAACCGCAGCGTATGGACTGTGATCGTCACGCTGTCGATCTTCGGCTGGCCGCAGCTGGCTCGCATTACCCGTGGCGCTGTGATCGAGGCCCGCAATGCGGACTTCGTGAAGGCCTCGCGCGCGCTGGGGCTGTCCAAGTTCAGCGCACTGGTCAAGCACGTCATCCCGAATTCGCTGGCCCCGATCATCGTGGTTGCCACCGTGAACCTGGGCGTGTACATCGTGGCTGAGGCTACGCTGTCCTTCCTCGGTGTCGGACTTCCACCTGACGTCATGAGCTGGGGCAATGATATTTCCTCGGCGCAAACCCAGCTGCGTAACAACCCGACGATGCTGATGTGGCCAGCGCTGTTCCTTTCGATAACAGTCCTGAGCTTCATCATGCTTGGCGATGCAGTGCGTGATGCGCTGGATCCCAAGGCCCGGAAGGGAGCCTAA
- a CDS encoding alpha-ketoacid dehydrogenase subunit beta: MLKALNKSLHDALAEDEKVILLGEDIGTLGGVFRVTDGLKNKFGEHRVVDTPLAESGIVGSAIGLAYRGYRPVVEIQFDGFTYPAFDQLVSQLAKMHYRSKGRVKMPVTVRIPYGGGIGSPEHHSESPEAYFAHTAGLRVFAPSSVEDAYTMLRQAIDCDDPVIFFEPKRRYHEKTDAELAAPAPDGSPKAKVIRSGEDVTVVGYGPTTYTLIDAAMAAEDEGISMEVIDLRTLDPLDIDTVAASVQRTGKLVVVHEASRTSGIGAEICAEITERCFDYLEHAPLRVTGFDIPYPPSRLESHHLPDLDRVMHAVDTVMRHHEATEGAAK, from the coding sequence ATGCTCAAAGCGCTGAACAAGTCGCTGCATGACGCACTGGCCGAGGATGAAAAGGTCATCCTGCTCGGCGAGGATATCGGCACGCTTGGCGGAGTCTTCCGCGTGACCGACGGGCTGAAGAACAAGTTCGGCGAGCACCGGGTCGTGGATACCCCGCTGGCCGAATCCGGCATTGTCGGCAGCGCCATTGGCCTGGCCTACCGTGGCTACCGCCCGGTGGTGGAGATCCAGTTCGACGGGTTCACCTACCCTGCCTTCGATCAGCTGGTATCCCAGCTGGCCAAGATGCACTACCGGTCCAAGGGCCGGGTAAAGATGCCGGTGACCGTACGTATTCCTTATGGCGGTGGCATCGGTTCGCCTGAACACCACTCCGAATCCCCGGAAGCCTACTTCGCGCACACCGCCGGACTGCGTGTTTTCGCGCCCTCCAGCGTTGAAGACGCCTACACCATGCTACGCCAGGCCATCGACTGCGATGACCCGGTCATCTTCTTCGAGCCCAAGCGCCGCTATCACGAGAAGACCGACGCGGAACTTGCAGCCCCGGCCCCCGATGGGTCGCCCAAGGCCAAGGTCATCCGTTCAGGTGAAGATGTCACCGTGGTTGGCTACGGTCCGACCACCTACACCCTGATCGACGCCGCTATGGCGGCTGAAGATGAGGGGATCAGCATGGAAGTCATCGACCTGCGGACCCTGGACCCGCTGGATATTGATACCGTCGCCGCTTCGGTGCAGCGCACCGGCAAGCTGGTAGTGGTCCATGAAGCCAGCCGCACCAGTGGCATTGGCGCCGAAATCTGTGCCGAGATCACCGAACGCTGCTTCGACTATCTGGAGCATGCACCGCTGCGCGTGACCGGATTCGACATCCCGTATCCGCCATCGCGGCTCGAAAGCCATCATCTGCCCGATCTTGATCGAGTGATGCACGCGGTGGACACCGTGATGCGCCACCACGAGGCAACCGAAGGAGCTGCCAAGTGA
- a CDS encoding ABC transporter permease — protein sequence MLSFTLKRIVQLFPVFLGATLLVYFLVFATPGNPIAALSGGKPMSPATEAALTAQYNLDKPFWVQYGLYLKNLVTLDLGTSFSGQEVRDLLARAFPVTARLAILALLIESVFGILFGVIAGMRKGKLFDSTVLVASLLVIAVPTFVLGFLLQFVVGVKLEWAKPTVSGAATWGELFLPALVLGLVSLAYVLRLTRTSVIENKTADYVRTATAKGLSRNRVVTVHILRNSLIPVVTYLGADLGALMGGAIVTEGIFNVPGVGHLLYQAIQKGETPTVVAVVGVLVIVFVLANLIVDMLYALLDPRIRYA from the coding sequence ATGTTAAGTTTTACCCTGAAGCGAATCGTGCAGTTGTTCCCGGTATTCCTCGGCGCAACACTGCTGGTGTACTTCCTGGTTTTCGCAACCCCTGGCAATCCGATTGCCGCCTTGTCAGGCGGCAAGCCGATGAGTCCGGCAACCGAGGCCGCACTGACCGCGCAATATAACTTGGATAAGCCATTCTGGGTTCAGTATGGCCTCTACCTGAAGAACCTGGTGACGTTGGACCTGGGAACCTCGTTCTCCGGCCAAGAAGTCCGCGACCTGCTGGCTCGCGCCTTCCCCGTAACCGCTCGTCTGGCAATTCTTGCCCTGCTGATCGAATCGGTTTTCGGTATCCTTTTCGGTGTTATTGCCGGTATGCGCAAGGGCAAGCTGTTTGATTCCACTGTGTTGGTTGCATCGCTGCTGGTAATCGCAGTTCCAACCTTCGTACTTGGCTTCTTGCTGCAGTTCGTTGTCGGCGTCAAGCTCGAATGGGCCAAGCCCACCGTTTCCGGCGCTGCGACCTGGGGCGAGCTCTTCTTGCCTGCGTTGGTACTGGGACTCGTATCGCTGGCCTACGTTTTGCGCCTGACGCGCACTTCGGTCATCGAGAATAAGACAGCTGACTACGTGCGCACCGCCACTGCCAAGGGCCTTAGCCGCAACCGCGTCGTTACCGTGCACATCCTGCGCAACTCATTGATCCCAGTCGTAACCTATCTAGGTGCAGACTTGGGCGCGTTGATGGGCGGCGCCATCGTCACCGAAGGCATTTTCAACGTCCCTGGCGTCGGACATCTTCTCTACCAGGCAATCCAAAAGGGCGAAACCCCTACGGTGGTCGCGGTCGTAGGCGTTCTGGTGATCGTCTTCGTGCTCGCCAACCTCATCGTGGATATGCTGTACGCACTGCTTGACCCAAGGATCCGTTATGCCTGA
- a CDS encoding Lrp/AsnC family transcriptional regulator: protein MQLLDSTDRRILLTLSTTAKRTGSAIATALNLGRNTVQTRMTRLENEVLDSVDRRIPPEALGYGLLSFVELHVEQRCLEEIAAKLETIPEVLEAHGLTGSADILVRVAAKDAEELFRVHGQLLHIEGVNRADSALSMAELVPYRTTALIKHSLSTDA, encoded by the coding sequence ATGCAACTCTTGGACAGTACCGACCGGCGCATCCTGCTCACCCTATCCACGACGGCCAAGCGTACCGGTTCAGCAATCGCCACCGCGTTGAACCTTGGACGCAACACCGTGCAGACACGCATGACCCGTCTGGAGAATGAAGTCCTGGATTCGGTGGACCGCCGCATCCCGCCCGAAGCACTGGGCTATGGGCTGCTTTCCTTTGTCGAGCTGCACGTTGAACAACGCTGCCTCGAAGAGATAGCGGCCAAACTGGAAACCATCCCCGAGGTGCTTGAAGCCCACGGCTTGACCGGCTCGGCCGACATCTTGGTGCGCGTTGCCGCCAAGGACGCCGAGGAGCTGTTCCGGGTTCACGGCCAGCTGCTGCACATTGAAGGGGTGAACCGTGCCGACTCGGCACTGTCCATGGCCGAACTGGTCCCCTACCGCACCACCGCGTTAATCAAGCACTCGTTGTCCACTGACGCCTAA
- the pdhA gene encoding pyruvate dehydrogenase (acetyl-transferring) E1 component subunit alpha, with protein sequence MPIVSTQHIDVAAGCLPTHQLLNVDGKRIPDEELDHYLKDLKEADLADFLRDMVVLRRMDNEATALQRQGQLGLWAPLLGQEAAQIGSVRATEDDDFIFPSYREHGVAWARGVKAEDLLSVWRGAQASGWDPNEVNIACQQIVIGSQALHAAGYGMGIKFDGGKQVSVAYFGDGATSQGDVNEAMVFAASYQAPVLFFCQNNQWAISEPVHLQSRTQIADRAHGFGLKTWRVDGNDILAVYAATKAALNHARNGLGPTFIEAVTYRMGSHTTADDPTRYRKNEQLEEWKAKDPIDRLVKYLHEMGADVQSYEQRAQNAADELAAKLRAAITTMEDPKVEELFTNVYSEKHEPTERAARDYLGYLAEFEGGE encoded by the coding sequence ATGCCGATCGTGTCCACACAACACATTGACGTAGCCGCCGGATGCCTACCCACGCATCAGCTGCTGAACGTCGACGGGAAACGAATCCCGGACGAAGAACTTGACCACTATCTCAAGGACCTCAAAGAGGCGGACCTTGCAGATTTCCTGCGCGACATGGTTGTCCTGCGTCGCATGGATAATGAAGCCACCGCCCTGCAGCGACAGGGCCAGCTGGGCCTATGGGCTCCGCTATTGGGACAGGAAGCCGCGCAAATCGGCTCGGTCCGCGCCACCGAGGATGATGACTTCATCTTCCCTTCCTATCGTGAGCACGGCGTTGCCTGGGCCAGGGGAGTGAAGGCCGAGGACCTGCTCAGCGTCTGGCGCGGAGCCCAGGCCAGTGGTTGGGATCCCAACGAAGTCAACATCGCCTGCCAGCAAATTGTGATTGGTTCCCAAGCGCTGCACGCAGCCGGCTACGGCATGGGCATCAAATTCGACGGCGGCAAGCAGGTCTCCGTGGCCTACTTCGGCGACGGTGCCACCAGCCAGGGTGATGTGAATGAGGCGATGGTCTTCGCCGCCAGCTACCAGGCGCCGGTGCTGTTCTTCTGCCAGAACAACCAGTGGGCTATTTCCGAGCCTGTGCACCTGCAAAGCCGCACTCAGATTGCTGACCGCGCCCACGGTTTCGGGCTGAAGACCTGGCGAGTGGATGGCAATGACATCCTCGCCGTCTACGCGGCAACCAAGGCGGCGCTGAATCACGCCCGCAATGGCTTGGGTCCGACCTTCATCGAGGCGGTCACCTACCGCATGGGTTCGCACACTACCGCCGATGATCCGACCCGCTACCGGAAGAACGAACAGCTCGAAGAGTGGAAGGCCAAGGACCCCATTGACCGTCTGGTGAAATACCTGCACGAGATGGGTGCCGATGTGCAGTCCTACGAGCAGCGGGCACAGAATGCAGCCGATGAACTGGCCGCGAAGCTCCGGGCTGCAATCACCACCATGGAAGACCCCAAGGTGGAAGAGCTGTTTACCAACGTCTATTCCGAGAAGCATGAACCAACCGAACGCGCAGCCCGGGATTACCTTGGCTACTTGGCAGAATTTGAAGGTGGAGAATAA